ATCATCCTCCGTGTTGGAAGATTTAAAGAAGCGGACCTTTGGGTCCGCTTTTTGTCTCCAACGCGCGGAATCATGAACGCATTTGCTTTTGGCGGCTGTCGAAGCAGAAGGCGTTTTTGTGGTTGTCTGGATCATTTGAACCGGGTGCTGTTTCGTGTAAAAGGCAGCAAGCTCGCAACGTATTTTTCTCTGGAAGAGGGAACGTTGATGGATTCTCCCGAGAACCTTCGTGTTAGCCACGAGAGATTGGGGCTTGCCGTGAATTGTCAGAAATTTTTAGAAGCAATGGGTATATCTTTTGAAGGTGCACCTGCTGCCTATAGTCTTTTTTCCGAGATGCTGATGTTATTGAACGAAGCAGAAACGTTGGATAAGCTTTGGCCTATTTTTTTTCGTGCTCGTTTTGCATTTGATCAAGGCTATAATCCAGAGTTGCACGTTTGTCAGGTGTGCTCTAACGAATTGAAATATCCGGTTTTTCATGTTCAGGAA
This sequence is a window from Halodesulfovibrio aestuarii DSM 17919 = ATCC 29578. Protein-coding genes within it:
- the recO gene encoding DNA repair protein RecO → MEFTETVIILRVGRFKEADLWVRFLSPTRGIMNAFAFGGCRSRRRFCGCLDHLNRVLFRVKGSKLATYFSLEEGTLMDSPENLRVSHERLGLAVNCQKFLEAMGISFEGAPAAYSLFSEMLMLLNEAETLDKLWPIFFRARFAFDQGYNPELHVCQVCSNELKYPVFHVQEGVLTCASCARSQGPRFRLSKESLDALRFVQENSPLHWIELNLSVRARKELSRAIDGFIQYHIGLSWENGMFRRV